GCCATGCTCGGGTAAATATATTAATAGTACGATCTCAATTACCGAGAGCAATTTCGTGGAAATATAGTAAACCAAAATATGGTCCATTGTAGCCCTAAACCTCTATATATATTTTATATAATGTGTTACTATAtatagcttattctacacccctTAGTAACCCTATATACAAAATCTAGTAAAACAGTGTATAAAATATAGTAATTCGGAATTTTTCACTTCCCAAGTTTGTAATTTACTATATTTTATATAGTGTGTTACTATATTTTGTATGTACCGTTACTGGGGTGTAAAATAAATtattctacactcacgcttagtTTAGCGTTACTATatatttctatttcttttttaAATCCTAATTCATGTATTTATCTATATTCTATAATCATCTCATCTTCGAAGGACACCACAGAGTAAATTGTGGCTAACAAAAGCCAAACCGCAGCGGTTTTACTATTGAAATCGATCTTGAGCTCTCGGTGTGATTTTCTGAGGTAGAACATTTCAATCCCTCAATCTTGATGTGGCTTTAGTACCAGATGTGCTCGTAGGCCTTCGGGCCCTTATATATGTGCCATAGCTTTTCCTCCAAGTGATGTAAAACCGACCCAAACTCCAAGTCAGTTATGATCAAGGAAGGTGTGTCCTTAGTCCACAGGATCCTAAACTCCTTTGTGTGTGTATCCCAAACCTGCTCATCCTTTCCTATCTATTACGCACTGAAATAGGGCCTTCTTGAACGTCTTCATGCACTGAAGATGGATATGCCTTCATATGTCTTCATGTCTTGTATTTATGAAAGCAAATGTATATTTGTTAACAATATGAACTGTTTATTTATTTATACCCCACTAAGAATATTTTTAATTGTGTTCCAAATATTGGCATCTAGTATTGGTATAAAAGATTTCCATTGGCCAAATAAAAATGAATAGGCACTTCTACTATGGATGGAAATGCAATATTTGGCGAAAGTTTAAATGATGGTCAAGCTTTTTAGAAGCTAGTCAAAGCAAGGTTTATATGTTATTCTTAAAATTATAAACGTGAGCGGAAGAGAAAAAAGTGACTAAATATATGTTGCATGTTTAACATTATTTTAGAAGCTATAGATCTTACATTTTGAAATGGGCTGGTGTATTGCCCTTTTTGACTTTGGGTCAAATGGGTAAAATTACTTGCACTAATTCGATCGAAAATAAGCACATATGTCAGTCTTTTGCTGGTTGGCCAAAAGGTTATACAAGTGCATGCATCCATCGCAGAGTCAAACTCTGTTTCTTTATGACAACGAGAACTTGTGTATGCAAGAAGGTACAAAGAGCTAAAACTTACATACTATTACGGAAAAAAATaatgaaaccaaatatatagataTACAATAGCGCACTAGATTAACTCAGCCGCACGCAGCTACGGAAGCCGGCTTCGCTACTCAATACCGTACCACTCCTTGTGTAATTGGTACATCTTCGTCTCATCCGGAAGAACAGCTCCGACACTCTCCCTCTCCTTGCACCTCTTCACCCATCGCATGAGGTTGGGGCACTCAACCTCGAGGTCAAACCCTCCATGCTGCTCGTACCCACGAAACATGCTTGAAAATGGGATGAGGACGATATCCAAGAACCCGAATTCTTCGCCCGAAAAATATCCCTTGTCCCCAAGCACCTCCTCCAGGAGTTTGAGTTGCTCGACAAGCTCTTCCTTGGCCACATCTTTCTCCTCGCCCTTGCTCTTCAGGAACCTTGTCTGAGTAGGGAACACCTAATTTCCAGGTCATCCACATAGATTATCTTCCCACAAATTTGGTATGATTTATTAAGTCAAAAAGTTGCAACGATAAGAAATATACCCGCTGCCTACCTTGTGGTCAACGAAGTCGGCCCAGAACCTGGCGTCGGCCCTGCCGGCCGGGTCGCCGGGGAGCAAGCGGCGGGTCTCGCCCGGTGCGCTCCAGACCTCGTCGATGTACTCGAGGATGTTGAGGGAGCCGCAGACCGGACGGCCGCGGTGGATCAGGATGGGCACGGAGCGGTGGACGGGGTTCATGCGCCGCACCAGGTCGCTCCTCACGCCGACGCGGAGGTCCTCCTCGACGTACTCGAACGCCACGCCTAGCTCGCGCAGCGCGATCCGCGCCCGCATGCCGAA
The window above is part of the Triticum aestivum cultivar Chinese Spring chromosome 2A, IWGSC CS RefSeq v2.1, whole genome shotgun sequence genome. Proteins encoded here:
- the LOC123186666 gene encoding glutathione S-transferase U20; the encoded protein is MDAGESAVTCVDFWANGFGMRARIALRELGVAFEYVEEDLRVGVRSDLVRRMNPVHRSVPILIHRGRPVCGSLNILEYIDEVWSAPGETRRLLPGDPAGRADARFWADFVDHKVFPTQTRFLKSKGEEKDVAKEELVEQLKLLEEVLGDKGYFSGEEFGFLDIVLIPFSSMFRGYEQHGGFDLEVECPNLMRWVKRCKERESVGAVLPDETKMYQLHKEWYGIE